A stretch of DNA from Macrotis lagotis isolate mMagLag1 chromosome X, bilby.v1.9.chrom.fasta, whole genome shotgun sequence:
tgaaaatatatgcTTAAattgatggtattttccattacaagtatttttttaatttaacttaatttaatataattttattttagtttagtgttttagtttttttgcaaggcaatggagttaagtggcttgcccagggccacacagctaggtaattatcaagtgtttgaggctagatttgaactcaggtcctccctactccagggctgttgctctatccactgtgccacctagccgccccgtcttttttttaatgagatatttatttattttgaattttacattattttcccctaatctcacttctgtCCCCCCCCAAGACAGTTTGtttgtctttatattgtttccatagtatacagtaatctcagagaaaaatcatatccttaaggaggaaacataaagtatgagatatagcagaattacataataagataacttttttttttaaattaaaggtaatagtctttggtctttgttcaaactccacaattctttcttgggatacagatagtattctccattgcagagagcccaaaatggtgcctgattgttgcactgatggaatgaacaagtacatcaatgttgatcatcacccccatgttgctgttagggtgtacaatgttcttctggttctgctcatcttgctcagcatcagttcatgcaaatccttccaggtttctctgaattcctattcctcctggtttctaatagaacaagagttcCATAAGgtacataaaccacaatttgttcagccatcccccaattgatggacattcactcaatttccaattctttgccaccacaaacagctgctatgaatttttgtacaagtgatgtttttaccctttttcatcaactcttcagggtatagacccagtactggtatattgctggatctaagggtatgcacatttttgttgccctatgggcataattccacatcacaagtcttttttacacttgtctttgatcattgcgttgctgagaagagccaagtgtATCtcagctgatcatctcacaattacATTTTGTCAACAGTCATTTCCCAGAAACAGTCCCCACTCTGATTCAATAATACCTtccctaataaaataaaaaataaaaaattacctcTTTAACTTGTAATGTCAGAGTCATCCTAATGCTACCAAGTTGCTGTTTGGAGCATTgttacaaaataaacaaatgtcCATTCTACACCTTATTCTTTATTAAAACCAGCAATATTTAGCCTttactttggcagctatgtggctcAATAGACAGAGCATCAGAtcatgagtttaaatttggtttcagatacttcctagatgtgtgaccctgggcaagtcacttaaccctgattgcctcaccaaaaaacaaaacaaaaaacccaacctcttattgttgttgttaaagATTGGAGATGGATTGATGATGCAGAAAGCAGCAGTTAGTCTTAAGGATCTACTGTGTTAAGCAGTACCTGGGAATACAAAAGGAATCAATCCctttctttcaagaaattcacattctaatTGTGGAGACAAGAAGCAAACAGCTTTGTTCAGACAAGCCAGATgtagaataaatagaaaacagTTCACAAATGGAAGGCTGCctatagaaggtggaattttaattgggacttgaaggaagccaagaaagcCAGTAGGTATGGTTGAAGAGGGAGAGGATTCCAGTGTAAGGAACAGCCAGAGAAAGTACCAAGAATAAGAGATGGAGTGTCTAGTTTGTGGCAGGGAATGAGTTAGAAGGAGATTGGGGAAAATGGCGAGGAAGAGTAGGTTACAAAGATCTTTGAATACTCAATAGAAAACTTTGTATTTGGTCCTGAGGTGTCAGGGTAGTGAGTAGAACCTGATTGGACCTACACTataggaaagtcactttggtggctgaatggaagatggCTTGAAGTAGGGAGGGACTTGAGGGGAGCTAACCTATCCACAGACCCAACAGTCCAGTTCTGAAGTGGTGAAGGTCTCTTCCATGGTAGTAGCAAGGTCAGACAAAGGAAGGGGGCCtatttgagagatgttacaaaggtaaaattgaaaGACTTGGAACCATATTGGAtattgaggagggagggaggagaaatagTGAGGAATAAAGGATGACTCAGGTTGTGAGTCTGAGGAACTGAGAGGCTGGGATTGCTCTTCATAGTAATAGGGAATGTCAGAAGTGGGGAGGGTTCAGTTTTGGACTGTCTACTGGATATGCAGTTCTAGATATCTGAATGGCAGTTGAAGATGTGAGAGTGGAGCCCAACAGAGAGATGGGCAGGATAAGTAGATTTCAAAGACAGCAGAAAAGAGGTGGCAGTTAAATCCAAGGAGACTAATGAGATCACGAAGTGCATTAGGATGGGGAGAAAAGGACTCAGGATAGAACACTATGAGTACATCTATGATTAGAGGGTATGACCTACACATCCTCTAATGCAAATCTAGCAAGGGATACTGAGAAGTAATGGTTTGATAAGAGGAGAGAGCAATGTCCTGAAAATCtcttagagaaaagaaatatgtagAAGAGGGTGATAGTAGAATCAGAAGGTACAGAGAAGCCAGGAGAAATGAggaattgagaaaagaccatacacacacacacacacacacacacacacacacacacacacacacacatacacacacacacacacacacacacacaaacactctctctctcccccccatacGCAAActtacacaaatatatacacatttgtgtgtgtgtgtgtatatatacacagagatgCAAACTTAAACATTAACACATACATGTAGCATGATGTGTGGACCACCCTTCAGACAATTTAAACAAAGGAATGTGCCCCAACTCAAGCCAGCCTAATTCCCCTAGATTAGATCTCTCCTTAAGGTTTTCTGGTTGGGTAAGGTTCTACTCAAGAACAAAAAGCATTTATCTCAAGATTTGGACAGTCTCACCTTTCAGTAATGTCCTTCAGAGACTGGCTGAAAACATCTACAGAGGTTTATTTCTaaatgaggatataaagaaaacgGCCTAGATTCTCCCTTCccatattaatagtaataatacaagagagagaaaaatcatttcttttggaattgaattgaattgaattgaactggtTGACTAAAGAATCAAGATATGGAAAAGAAGAGTGTGTGGCTAGCCAGTCCCGGGGTCATGGTCTAGGAGAAAACTGAGGGCTATTGGGATTGGAGATCACATGTAGACTAAGGAGGATGTGGTAAGGGAAAgcaggagagaggggaaaggcCAAAAGATTATGGTCAGAATTCTCAAACATGGAGGTGGTGCCTTTGTtggtgatggcaagatcaaggatAAGACTAACTTTGTGACTGAGGAGGGGTCATGGGTAATGAGGAACTAAGTGATTAGGGTACTGAGGAAGAAAATGTGTATTTTGCCTTCTTATTCTCCCTTTTTTGGAATATCATCTATACCCTGCCCTCTGACTGTGAGTAGGAATGCTAATAAGAATAGCTAGCTTTTACAgaatactgggcttggaatcaagaagattcatctgtTTCCAGACACTTGccagctttatgaccctgggtaagtcactttgcctcatctgtaaaatgagctgtagaaggaccTGGCAAACCAAGTCAGGCTCTCTGCTGAGAAAACTAATTTATCTAATCTCTCTTATcttctctacattttttttcagttacctacagtggggcagctaggtggtacaatggatagagcactggccttggaattaggagggcAAGAGTTGgaatccagacttagacacttgccacttaactagctgtgtgaccttgggaaggtcaCTCCCATCCATGATTGCCacccatccagagccatctctggTGTCTTGATTCATTGTGGGTCATCGgacttagatggctctggaggagaaaatgaggctggtgacttagcccagcaccccctcactcaaatccaattcacatgcttgtcctggcatcatctccctgttgtcatggtcttgagaaaggacaaacatcctcctcctcttcctcctcatcctcatCTCCTTATATGACTGGATGATTTCTATATAAGCtagatatatataatagatataagcTAGAGATAGCTTATCTATAAGAGATAATTATTGATTCTCAGATTCATGTTTCCTTAAGAATTTTGAACTGGGTGTCCTTGTAGATAGGTCAAACTCAGAATTGACCTTAACAAcctttcccctcaccccccccccacctaccTATCCTCCAAACTTCTCTTTTTCTGGGATAGACTCTGCCaccttccagtcacccaggttcaaACCTCAGTGTAATCCCCTATACTTCATTTTTACATCACATATCAACTCAGCTGCCAAATCTTGTCCTTTCTACCTCCACAATATTTTTCACATCTGCCTTCTCTCTACTCACCCAGACCCTcttcacctctcacctggactgtAACAATAACCTCCTTACAGGTCTCTCTACCTCAATTTCTCCACATAGGTGTCAGTTTGATGTTCCTAAAATATAGATCAGACCATGTCAACTCCATTGGTTGACTATATTACTTctgtaggatcaaatataaactcctctgtttggtatttaaaaccaCCTAAATGCCTCACAGTCAGTTgatcaataataaatatttctgtgccaggcactgtgctaatcactAACCTACCTTACCAACATTATTATCTATTACTCCCCTTTCTGCAGTCTATAATCCAGTCAAACTAGCCTTCACACTCTTGTCTCTCACAGCACCCACCTCCAGCTCTATCTTTGCTCAGCTTATTTCTTGTACCTCTATTGTAAAGTCCCTCCTTACCTCTATTTCCTAGAATCCCTAGTCTCCTTCAAAGGTCACTTTAAATTCCACCCTCTAATGAAGCCTTTCCTGCCCCTCTCAACTGCTTGTGCCTTCCCATCACCTCTGATGGATCTTGTATGTTCTGAAAAACATACCTGTTATCTCCCCTGGCTAGACTATAAGCTGTTAATGCAAAAAGGCtgtttcaacattatttttttagCTCCAGTGCCTAAGTATGGTGGCCGGGTCATAGCAAGttcttaataaacacttatttaaTAGATTTcacaagatggggaaaaaaaggaaagaaactctcAACTAAGTCACTTTGAAAGATCCTGTGAGAGTGTTATCATTCTAAGAGATAATTATTATGCAGAGAAAATATTGAGGCGTAGGCGAAGCCCAAGAGAAATGAGGCCAGAGAAAAAGCAGCAAGTACAATTAACCAAATgacctttcctttcatttctctccttCTGACCCTACAAAAACTGCTGGTGATTATATGCTGTTATTTGTGCTGTTTATTTTTAACAGATCAGCTGGGCAGCCTTGGTTCCAGAATCTAAAATGTCCTGGTAAGTACAGCATACAGAGTTGATAATAAGTATAATTAAGATGGTTCAAAGAGGACAATTTGCCTGTAACTGCACACACAATGGGCtgaagatggggggagggaaggaaggggtggtgttgtttttggtttttttgagtTATGCTTTAGAATAGCCTTTGAGCTTTGTCTTTTAGATGGCAGAAGTATCCAGTAGAGTCTTTTCCCTTCTGGAGATCTTCTTTGTAGGCATCACTTTCTCTCCTTCTCAGCCCCCCCACCCAGAATACCCTATTCTAAAAGTTTACATCTGGAACCAAagagaattgatttttttattatctgAAGTTCAGAGGCCAAGTATATTCTCTGTCTTGGAGGAAAGAAAACACAATTGAGTACAGTTATCCCTTTTACATCTCAGGATTAGGGGcctggcatcccctcaatctggAAAATCCTCAGTAAAATTTTTGAcccctttcttcatttctgttGATATTATTCAACATTAGAAATGGTTCCTTTTATTTTGAAAGTagcaagataatttaaaagtaagtttttgttttgttttttgatgtcaAGTACTCTTCCAGACAAATTATTTCTGGGGCACTTTTTTGGCACTCAGGGATTGCTATGTTGTTCTTGTGACCCTGACCTTAAAAGCCTATTATATAGGAATAATTGTTAACCATAATATTTATTGTAGAAATGCAGGTATAGCTTTCATTATTCAAATCCTATATGATAAAGATAAAATTCATCAACCTTCCTGAGTATGGAGCAAAACTCCATAGCCATTGTGGGTGATGTAGTCAAAAATCTCATTGTTCATTACCTAGGGCTCACACTTGAATATTGCATATTTGAAAATTCTTCATCATGTTCAATTGTGTACATTTTAAGATGTTTGCATGCCCTTAAGTCAGATCACAAACATCATGCTCTAACATGTAGAAAATGCAAAGATCCTTGGtgatatttccatatttataggTCCTGCAGATTAGATCATTGAATTTTCATCTTTCATGACATTTGTTTGGTAATGTCTTCTTGGGCCACAGATAGAATTGAAGAAGAACCAAGAGTAGAACCACACATAGCCCGGCTTCAGGAGTTATGGACCACACCTCAGCTCCAAACTGTTCACATTCCTAAATCGATGAACACACCATTTCTTAAGGTACACTTAATGGGTACTTTATGAGAAAGTAGTTGTTTTCTGCACTGCAGATGGACTTCTGACTGATGAGAACAAAAGATTTCAAAGTTCAAAAGTGAACCAGACCCCTGAAGCGGCTTTGTACCCCAACACAGCAACCTGGAGGACATGTACTTACTGgggggcagggactattttaaaaaaattgaccctGAATCTCTAGTGTCTACTATAGTGTCTTGGCTTTATAGATACTTtgtctatatatagatatatagatatagttagaTGTTAGATACTTGTATAGATGCTTTATAGATGCTAGAGTatagatgctttataaatatttgttgaatcaaaGCAAATTTGATATAAACAGCAAGTAATCAATcagtatttttcaaatgaataccTTCCTCTTATAGCTTACATCACTGTAGCTTCTCTGGGggaaaattcattatttattgcTTCTTCTGGGCTCTGACAATTggagtttgcttttttttttccctcaatggaGAATTAAAATCAGGGTTCAGGTTACTCAAGGAAAGTGTATCCTACTGATGATATCCAGAGAAGGTAATGTAAAAGTTTAAGGCAGCTATATGAAGAGTGCAAGGGGGGAGAGAGGGCAgctatatggagagagagagagagagagagagagagagagagagagagagagagagagagagagagaacacgaACTATAGCTCAGTTTCTCTGATTctcaaaaataacaaacaaatgaGAAACCAGACAACAAACTTCTCTAGTATTTGATGCTTGATCTGTATCCATTAGTGAAGCTCCCAGTTGTCACATACATTCATTGCCACATAGCTGGGAGGGTGAAGAGGGTTACTAAAGATTTTCTGTAAACTAGAGGagtctgccttttttttttttaacttgaatacTCAAGTAGATTTGTGAACATATTCTCTTTAATCAGTGCAGACTGCAACTCTTCTATCCCTGCCTATGCACTGCAATTATTATCCTTATTGTCCTAGGAGCTTGGCACAGAGCTTCCAGGAATGTGTTCTGAGacttcttcactttcttctaCTGTTTGCAAAGATACTAGTAGAAGACCCAGGCTGATGATTATTTCTCCCTCAATGTTTATATCTCTTTAGTGTTTGCTGTATTAGCTTACTCAAAAACTcatatatttacatgtttatAGATATACACGTATATATCTGTAAATATGTATAACCATGCTTATGTACACACATCTATGTAGATTTGTATATAAATATCATGGATATATGCCATATTTCCTTCAATACTTCTGTAActtcatcattttaaggaatcCCTCTTGTCCACAGCAGGGATAAACTTTCTGGACgattataaaatatgtataactCTATGTATATAAATGGATAAAATGACTGATCTTCAAGACTATTTTAATGgggcaatggataaagcactggagtcaggaagacttgagtctaATTTTGCCAcccacttactagctgggtgaccctgggccagtcacttaacttctgatttcatttcctcaactataaaatggggattataataacacctactttccagggttgttgtgaggatcaaatgattaatatatgtaaagctcTTAGTCTAGAATAGATACCTAATAATTCCTTGTTGCCTTCCTCCCCTTTTGAGATTTGCCTCAGCAAAAGATTCCAAACTCTGCCAGCAATGTGGTGATGAGCATCTCAGGACTTAGGCTGATCCTTCAGTGACAGACAGCTGTGCCCACCCTTTGATGccctttcactttttttgtttgtttgttttttggtaaggcaatatggggttaagtgactggcccaaggccacacagctaggtaattattaagtgtctgaggtcacatctgaactcaggacctcccaactccagggctggtgctctgtttactgcgccatctagctgccccatacccTTTTACTTTCTAGAGGACCTGTTTTGGTGGCATAACCTTCAAAGTCCCAGGGTTGCCTCCAGGTCACAAGGAAGCATAGAGGAAGTTTTAATGAGCTTATTTCCTTTAGAGTAAACCCAAACTGCCAATTTTCTGGTTAGTAATTCAGATTGAAAATTTCTGTATTTCAGCATCCAGACCTCACGACAGGTCAAAAGCGCTATCTCTGCAGCATTGCCAATATTTATAGCACGGATTCATTGAAATCTCTGATGAAGAGACAGTACATGCACATGGTTCAGCATGATACCCAAAAGTCAGGCAAGTGCCCATGGAGTCATTGTCCCGCTCTCAACCTGTTGCTCATGATGTTGTCTCAACCAATTCTAACTCCTGGCTTTGCTTGCTATTGAAGGTATCTCTACCCATAGAGGTCAGCTCAGCCCACGATATTCCCAGAAACAGCATTCTCCCTGCACGACATGGAGACACCAGCTGGAAAGGTTGGATTCACTGCATTCTAGCATCACATCTACACCATCAGCTGAACCACAGGCCATACAGCATTCCCTCTGGCAACCAGGGAGGAACAAGGAAGGGTATGCTGTCACCTGCTTTGAAGGAAtcaaattcctttaaatatagATTAAACCTGAAATCTTGTTTAGTTGCTTTTAATTTGTTGACTTTAGGACAGAAAAATGTGGGACAAAGGCAGAGTGAAATCTTAGGATGTGAAATATTAGTTCACTGACTAGGACATGTCACTACTTTTGTCTCTGATCACCTCCATTTTTAGCAATCTCTCGCTCTGGAACTTAGTTTATATCCACTGAGTGGATAgtaaattctttgaaggcagggatcatTTCTGTTTTTGTAGCTCCGCAGAGGTGCATATATAGTCGAATGGCAAAAACTGGTTGGTCATTGAAAGATGGGAAACAACTCAAGCTAGTCATGCTTTTGAGCATCCTCTTCTTTCCCATCCAAAGACAAAGTAGAGGCACTGTACCCTAGCAGGACTCCTCTGCCATATTACAGAGGACAGTATCCAATTGGATACTTTACTGTCCAATTTGGCAAAGAAGGGATGATGACTAAGTATTCAACCTTTGCTACCATTGAAAGATTTGagttttggagaaataaaaaaaatcccataagGCTGGCTTAACAAAAGGAAGCTTGCTTTGGCTCTCATATACACCCTTTGTATTTTGTTGGATGAATTAAagtatttctcttattttacaggttaAAATGTGGGTCTTTACCCAAAGCAAGATGTAAGTCACTAAAGATTTTTCAAAGGCCCAACAAAGCTTTCAGATACCCAGGTAACTacccaatttaaaataaaaggttggTTATTGGGACAAAAAAATGGAGAACaagttctaaattttttattttaatgaaatatattttgattttccttctggaatatattCAGAATTCAGGATCTAGTTGCCTTCTACCTATCTTGATAAATGCTGGAGACAGCATTTTTTGttactttggaattatcttggatcattgtaatcTTGAGATTAGCTAAGTCATTCAGGGCTGATCATGCAAaattttgctgttactgtgcacagtgttgtggttttgctcacttcattttgcatcatttcatgtaagtcttcctagatttttctgaaaccattccactcaacatttcttataacacaacaGAACTCCCATCACAATCAtgtatcacagtttgttcagccatttccaaattgatgggtgttcccttgatttccaattctttgtcaccacaaaaagagctgctttaaagtatttttgaacatataggtcctccccccctcccttttttttaaagcactttgggCTATAGACCTCCTAATGGTActgctgggtcaaggggtatgtGATTTTCTAGAACAACAACATTATCATAAAGACAAATAACTAAAACGTGTTAGAACTCTAATCAACACAATGATTCCAGAAGATTCAAGATAAACATTATTCAAACTGGGACACATTTCTTTTGGATATGCCAAAGGAGGAATTTGTTTTCCCTGACTATACAAGCTTATAATGGGTTTGGTTTGATTCACTTTCAAAGGGAACAGGAAGATGGGAAGGAGATTGAAAATTTCagttattaattgaaaaaagtaacaatttaatttaagaaaaaagaatggatggGAATGGAAAGAGAAGGTAGAGACCAGAAAGTACCATTGCAAGAACCTAGGCAAGAGATGAAAGCTTGAATTAGGGCAGTAGCAGTGTGACTGAAAAGAAATCAATCCAAGAaacatttatgatgatgatgatgatgtttgtccttcattcttgaagaagaccttgacatcagggaagtgatgtcacaACAAGCACatggggggctgtgctaaatcaccagcctcactttctgctccagagccatctgggtctaatggccagatatgaaacaagATGATTGGGAATGAGCCTGGATGgaagacagtcagggttaagtgaattacccaagtGACAgctagtcaagtgtctgaggccagcatttagttctgagaatacaaatacaagcaaaaaagaaggtctctgtcctcaaggagcttatattctaaaggatAAAGAAAGCTAGTACATAGAAGACTTGAAAAGGGAAGTGGGGAGAAGTATGAGGTACAGTGATTTAGTCTAGATttaggaggggaggaaagagaaaggccTGAGCCCTTCCTCAAAAATAAGAGGTTCCAGGAGGACTCTCCAAAGATGGCACCAGAGGAAAGGATCTTCTTTCTGTCATGAAAGCAGAGTCCACCAGAATTAGGTCatcaagaatgagggaaaataatGGGAGATAAGACTGATTGGAGTCAGATAGTCAGATATTCGAGGACCTTGAATGCTAGGCTAAAGAATTTAGATTTTATTCAGTAgccaattaaaaacaaattgagcCAAAAAAGTGATGTGATCAGAGCTCTACCTTAGAAAGAGgaacctaggggcagctaggtggcacagtggataaagcgctagccctggagtcaggagtacctgggttca
This window harbors:
- the FAM216A gene encoding protein FAM216A — its product is MPGQMQAPPRPEEGAPAPEPAAGSGGSAGQPWFQNLKCPDRIEEEPRVEPHIARLQELWTTPQLQTVHIPKSMNTPFLKHPDLTTGQKRYLCSIANIYSTDSLKSLMKRQYMHMVQHDTQKSGISTHRGQLSPRYSQKQHSPCTTWRHQLERLDSLHSSITSTPSAEPQAIQHSLWQPGRNKEGLKCGSLPKARCKSLKIFQRPNKAFRYPAFTNDFDSYMSEEKRDEDLLNKCMQSMTIEEQGENLM